Proteins encoded within one genomic window of Funiculus sociatus GB2-C1:
- a CDS encoding SGNH/GDSL hydrolase family protein: MPLVRELPENTKKEIRESSDEFFFELRKMKFPNALTGIAEGDSWFDYAPSWLEDATKGDLINQLNLSKEFNLLRVARAGDTLENMVYGTKYDKDYRPEKSQFEKTLELIRKHQPKFFLFSGGGNDVAGAELESFLNHADSGLELLRKSHLDYILGQIFQKIFEDLITKTKEAAPDIHIFFHGYGHAIPDGRAVARVAGFDFVGPWLRPAFARKRINEVTKAQEIIRTLIDSFNEMLAEIANRHNNVHYIDLRPIIEDEDWANELHLTVGGYEKVARKFIREINAVFVRKP, encoded by the coding sequence ATGCCGCTAGTTCGAGAATTACCCGAAAACACAAAGAAAGAAATTAGAGAGTCTTCAGATGAGTTTTTCTTTGAATTGCGTAAGATGAAGTTTCCCAATGCTCTAACTGGTATTGCCGAGGGAGATTCTTGGTTTGATTATGCTCCTTCCTGGTTAGAAGATGCAACGAAAGGAGACTTAATTAACCAACTTAATCTCTCAAAAGAATTTAATCTCTTGAGAGTTGCCAGAGCAGGAGACACGCTGGAGAACATGGTTTACGGTACAAAGTATGACAAGGACTATCGACCCGAAAAAAGCCAATTTGAGAAAACGCTTGAGTTGATTCGTAAGCACCAGCCCAAGTTCTTCTTATTCTCTGGCGGTGGCAATGACGTAGCTGGAGCAGAACTTGAATCCTTCTTAAATCACGCCGATTCAGGACTAGAGCTTCTTCGTAAAAGCCACCTAGACTATATTTTGGGTCAAATCTTCCAAAAAATTTTTGAAGACCTGATTACTAAGACCAAAGAAGCTGCACCTGATATTCACATCTTTTTTCATGGTTATGGCCATGCTATCCCAGACGGTCGGGCTGTTGCTAGGGTAGCAGGCTTTGATTTTGTTGGGCCTTGGCTTCGACCTGCGTTTGCTAGAAAGCGAATCAATGAAGTGACCAAAGCACAGGAAATTATTCGCACTTTAATTGATAGCTTCAATGAGATGCTTGCTGAAATAGCAAATCGGCACAACAACGTTCATTACATTGACTTAAGACCAATCATTGAGGATGAGGATTGGGCAAATGAACTGCATCTAACCGTGGGCGGTTACGAGAAGGTTGCCCGAAAATTTATTCGGGAAATTAACGCAGTCTTTGTCCGTAAACCTTAA
- a CDS encoding restriction endonuclease subunit S, which translates to MNSLLPWQEVRLGNHVDLLTGFPFKSQQFTDKPNDIPLVKGANVHQGYIDWNTAKRWSASEFSQYKKFQLQPGDVVVAMDRPWIEAGLKYAWIGPNDPKSLLVQRVARLRGANGLLTEYLRYLVGSSAFTDYIKPIVTGINVPHISADQIKGFKFLLPPLPIQRKIAAILSAYDDLIENNTRRIEILEEMVRSLYREWFVNFRFPGHEQVKMVDSELGLVPEGWEVKKLGEVADINKASLKSGEAPEEINYIDISSVSTGKIDKIEPISFSKASSRARRIVKHGDIIWATVRPNRKSYSLILNPIKNLIVSTGFAVITGRKVPYTYLYQALTTDDFVGYLTNNATGSAYPAVNTGDFKNADVLIPPIELMNKFHNIVADIFNEKDNFLRKNANLRQTRDLLLPKLISGEIDVENIGINTGEIAA; encoded by the coding sequence ATGAATTCTTTATTACCTTGGCAGGAGGTGAGACTTGGAAATCATGTTGATTTATTGACTGGATTTCCATTTAAAAGCCAGCAATTCACCGATAAACCAAATGATATACCTCTGGTAAAGGGGGCTAATGTTCATCAGGGATATATTGACTGGAATACTGCAAAAAGGTGGTCTGCTTCTGAGTTCAGCCAATATAAGAAGTTTCAGCTTCAGCCTGGGGATGTAGTTGTTGCAATGGATCGTCCGTGGATTGAAGCTGGTCTGAAGTACGCCTGGATTGGCCCAAATGATCCAAAAAGCTTACTTGTCCAGCGAGTGGCAAGGCTGCGAGGAGCAAATGGTTTGCTAACTGAATATCTTCGATATCTAGTCGGTAGTTCAGCTTTTACCGACTACATAAAACCTATAGTTACAGGGATTAATGTTCCTCATATAAGTGCTGACCAGATTAAGGGATTTAAATTTCTCCTTCCACCTCTTCCCATCCAGCGCAAAATTGCTGCAATTCTCTCAGCCTATGATGACCTAATTGAGAACAATACGAGACGGATTGAGATACTGGAAGAGATGGTGCGATCGCTCTACCGCGAGTGGTTCGTCAACTTCCGTTTCCCTGGACATGAACAGGTGAAGATGGTTGATTCAGAATTGGGGCTAGTTCCTGAAGGTTGGGAGGTTAAAAAACTAGGAGAAGTTGCAGATATTAACAAAGCTAGCCTAAAAAGTGGGGAGGCACCTGAAGAAATCAACTACATAGATATTTCTTCGGTTTCTACAGGAAAAATTGATAAGATTGAACCTATTAGTTTTTCAAAAGCTTCTAGTCGTGCGCGTCGAATTGTAAAACATGGTGATATTATTTGGGCTACTGTCCGACCTAACCGTAAATCATATAGCCTCATTCTTAACCCCATTAAAAATTTAATTGTTTCTACTGGTTTTGCTGTTATTACTGGTAGAAAAGTGCCTTACACATATCTATATCAGGCATTGACAACAGATGATTTTGTCGGCTACTTGACCAACAATGCAACTGGTTCAGCGTATCCAGCCGTAAATACAGGAGATTTTAAAAATGCTGATGTATTAATTCCTCCAATTGAACTTATGAATAAATTCCACAACATTGTTGCAGACATTTTTAACGAGAAAGACAACTTCTTACGAAAGAATGCAAACCTTCGCCAAACCCGCGACTTACTTCTCCCAAAACTCATCTCAGGCGAAATCGACGTAGAAAACATCGGCATCAACACCGGAGAAATAGCCGCATAA
- a CDS encoding HepT-like ribonuclease domain-containing protein has translation MTAIDDLTRLHHMQDAAREALGFMLGKTREDLANNRMLVLAVVKDLEIIGEAAGRISAKCRARHPRIPWAVMVGMRNRLTHAYFSIDLDIVWNTVTNDLVPLVEQLERVMQEES, from the coding sequence ATGACAGCAATTGATGATTTAACTCGCTTACACCATATGCAGGATGCAGCAAGAGAGGCTCTCGGTTTTATGTTAGGAAAGACTAGAGAGGATTTAGCTAACAATAGGATGTTGGTGTTGGCTGTCGTTAAAGATTTAGAGATTATTGGTGAAGCGGCGGGGAGAATTTCAGCCAAATGTAGGGCGAGACATCCTAGGATTCCTTGGGCAGTTATGGTGGGGATGCGAAATCGGTTAACTCATGCTTATTTTTCAATCGATTTAGATATTGTTTGGAATACAGTGACAAATGATTTAGTGCCACTGGTTGAGCAATTGGAAAGGGTAATGCAGGAGGAAAGTTAA
- a CDS encoding nucleotidyltransferase family protein: MSETRTLPIEIPKEEIEQFCQHHHIRKLSLFGSVLRDDFTPESDIDFLVEFEPGKTPGVFKIVSMEMELSKLLEGRKIDLRTPNELSIYFRDRVMTEAVVQYDSN, translated from the coding sequence ATGAGTGAAACTAGAACGTTACCGATTGAGATTCCTAAGGAAGAAATAGAACAATTTTGCCAGCATCACCATATCCGCAAGCTGTCTTTATTTGGTTCGGTGTTAAGGGATGATTTTACACCGGAGAGCGATATTGATTTTTTAGTGGAGTTTGAGCCGGGGAAAACTCCGGGGGTCTTTAAGATAGTCAGTATGGAAATGGAACTTTCAAAACTGCTAGAGGGAAGAAAGATAGATTTAAGAACTCCCAATGAATTAAGTATTTATTTTCGAGACAGAGTGATGACAGAAGCTGTGGTGCAGTATGACAGCAATTGA
- a CDS encoding type I restriction-modification system subunit M, translating to MPANYTEIEKRLWEAADELRANSRLKPSEYSVPVLGLIFLLYADYKFALVKEQLAAGGSSRRRTVGKTDYQAKGALFLPDEARFDYLLNLAEAEDIGGAINAAMKALADENEELGGALPRDYNRLEKAILRELLKILNRIPRKDITEDAFGEIYQYFLGNFAQKEGQKGGEFFTPISLVKLIVEVIEPDYGRILDPACGAGGMFVQSAVRIRNKLNQDPNKVISVYGQEKVDGTVKLCQMNLAVHGVSGLRNIREGNTYYQDIHNSVGEFDFVMANPPFNVNGVDREKIKGDPHYPFGVPSTDNANYLWIQLFYSALNQNGRAGFVMANSAADARSSELEIRRQLIQTGAVDVMIAIGSNFFYTVTLPCTLWFLDRGKVKTPRKEKMLFIDARHIYHQVDRSHRDFSEEQVEFISSIVRLYRGEAVEVTGADSEMLTQMFPEGAYQDVAGLCKVATLDEIEAQGWSLNPGRYVGVAERKEAEDFDFAERLEELNEELEILNVEARELEERIAENVMMLLEGNL from the coding sequence ATGCCAGCTAATTACACCGAGATTGAAAAGCGCCTTTGGGAAGCAGCCGATGAACTTAGGGCGAACTCCAGGCTCAAACCCTCTGAATACTCGGTGCCAGTGCTGGGGCTGATTTTCCTTCTCTATGCTGATTATAAGTTTGCCTTGGTCAAGGAGCAATTAGCGGCAGGTGGGAGTAGCAGACGGCGCACAGTAGGTAAAACGGATTACCAGGCGAAAGGGGCGTTGTTCCTACCCGATGAAGCCCGTTTTGATTATTTGCTCAATCTGGCGGAAGCGGAGGATATTGGCGGGGCGATTAATGCAGCGATGAAAGCTCTTGCAGACGAGAATGAGGAACTCGGCGGTGCTTTGCCCAGAGATTACAACCGTTTGGAAAAAGCGATTCTGCGCGAGTTGTTGAAAATCCTGAACCGCATTCCTAGAAAAGATATTACTGAGGATGCGTTTGGAGAGATTTATCAGTATTTCTTAGGGAATTTTGCTCAGAAGGAAGGGCAGAAAGGCGGTGAGTTTTTTACTCCAATTTCATTGGTAAAGCTGATTGTCGAGGTAATAGAGCCGGATTACGGGCGAATTTTAGACCCAGCTTGTGGTGCTGGCGGGATGTTCGTGCAGAGTGCGGTGCGAATTCGTAATAAGTTAAACCAAGACCCGAATAAAGTAATTAGTGTCTACGGGCAGGAGAAGGTAGACGGAACCGTGAAACTCTGTCAGATGAACTTAGCCGTTCATGGAGTTTCTGGTTTACGCAACATCCGCGAGGGCAACACTTATTACCAAGATATTCACAACAGCGTCGGTGAGTTTGACTTTGTGATGGCAAATCCACCGTTTAATGTCAATGGAGTAGATAGGGAGAAGATTAAAGGCGACCCTCACTATCCCTTTGGCGTTCCTTCAACGGACAATGCTAATTACCTTTGGATTCAGCTATTTTACAGTGCTTTAAATCAGAACGGAAGGGCGGGGTTTGTGATGGCAAACTCAGCAGCGGATGCACGGAGTTCTGAGTTGGAGATTCGCCGCCAGTTGATTCAAACCGGGGCAGTGGATGTGATGATTGCCATTGGGTCTAATTTCTTCTACACGGTGACGCTGCCCTGTACGTTGTGGTTTTTGGACAGGGGGAAGGTGAAGACACCCCGCAAGGAGAAGATGTTATTTATTGATGCGCGGCATATTTATCATCAGGTTGACCGCTCCCATCGGGATTTTAGCGAAGAACAGGTTGAGTTTATATCAAGTATTGTGCGGCTGTATCGCGGGGAAGCGGTAGAGGTGACGGGTGCTGACTCTGAAATGCTGACACAGATGTTCCCAGAGGGGGCTTATCAGGATGTGGCGGGGTTATGCAAAGTAGCGACGTTGGATGAGATTGAGGCGCAGGGATGGAGTCTCAATCCTGGGCGTTATGTGGGAGTGGCAGAACGAAAGGAAGCGGAGGATTTTGATTTTGCAGAACGGTTGGAGGAGTTGAATGAGGAGTTGGAAATTCTTAATGTTGAAGCACGGGAGTTGGAGGAACGGATTGCTGAGAATGTAATGATGTTGTTAGAAGGAAACCTTTAA
- a CDS encoding helix-turn-helix domain-containing protein, translating into MPVFNPLEIAALVRETRHRLGLTQLQFAQKLSVSFQSVNRWENGHTQPLPIVLKQIEEVLRQMGDRGLDLLEQYFSNECD; encoded by the coding sequence ATGCCCGTATTTAATCCACTAGAAATCGCTGCGCTGGTACGTGAAACCAGACATCGTTTGGGGCTGACTCAATTGCAGTTTGCACAAAAGCTAAGTGTCTCATTCCAATCAGTGAACCGTTGGGAAAATGGGCATACTCAACCGCTACCAATAGTGCTTAAGCAGATTGAAGAGGTATTGAGGCAGATGGGTGATCGCGGTTTGGATTTACTGGAACAGTATTTTTCCAATGAGTGTGACTGA
- a CDS encoding tyrosine-type recombinase/integrase: MKIDRHGKAKILSVEEIQLLFNSGLQTPRDHALFGICLFCACRIQEACTLRIVDVYDASGRVRPKLIIRKGNTKGRLATRTIPVINDLRILLTNYQPATGQPYLFPGRFGEPFQPDSADKALRKACKRVGLEGVSSHSFRRSALTQMSDALIPLRIVQEVSGHRNLGQLQQYLEVRDSQVLGAVNTLSMLSPVSESGIYNYYSGLEEELDSSAHEGFSSPDGKSF, translated from the coding sequence ATGAAAATAGATCGGCACGGAAAAGCCAAAATTTTATCTGTAGAAGAAATCCAGTTGCTGTTCAATTCCGGTTTACAGACCCCACGAGATCACGCCCTATTCGGCATCTGCTTATTTTGTGCCTGCCGCATTCAGGAAGCTTGTACCCTGAGAATTGTGGATGTCTACGACGCATCAGGAAGAGTGCGCCCCAAGCTAATTATCCGCAAAGGGAATACTAAAGGAAGGTTGGCGACTCGCACCATCCCAGTCATTAATGACCTACGAATCCTTCTCACCAACTACCAGCCAGCAACGGGTCAACCCTATTTGTTTCCCGGTCGCTTTGGGGAACCTTTCCAACCCGACTCAGCTGATAAGGCATTGAGAAAAGCCTGCAAGCGAGTCGGCTTAGAAGGTGTCTCATCTCATAGTTTCCGACGTTCCGCCCTGACCCAAATGAGCGATGCGCTTATCCCCTTAAGAATTGTTCAGGAAGTGTCGGGTCACAGGAATTTAGGTCAACTTCAGCAATATTTAGAAGTGCGCGACTCACAAGTATTAGGAGCCGTTAATACCCTCTCCATGCTTTCTCCCGTCTCCGAATCCGGGATATATAATTATTATTCCGGATTGGAGGAAGAATTGGATTCTTCAGCACATGAGGGATTTAGCTCCCCTGATGGCAAGTCATTTTAG